In the Deinococcus ficus genome, one interval contains:
- a CDS encoding AAA family ATPase has protein sequence MSPVHPFLRDLHAGAAPAFGDFVEALGGEIPLLADLHRTPQDPEWHGEGDVAAHTTLVLREAYRLADTHALGPDRRLALVLAAVLHDLGKALTTRRAEDDQGRMRVISPRHADRGRSFLAYRLPELGLPAPIITAVMGLVGHHHDLGRTLTAGTAPAYRRLARQADLQLLVLLEQADIRGRVAADRASKLEDLELFRLGAQEYGVWESAENTDPYAAWQEVITRELAAFAPEYRDLVLGQGILDYEAGLIQTPEEAVARGYAARAGFPQLVVTCGPSGAGKSSWVADHLPDFDVVSLDLLREELAGKRADQSVNGRVLQEAKERLRVSLRARRRVVWDATNTRRDFRGIPLRLGFDYGGLTTLVVFQPPLSSLFARNPARMHAVPAHVIAAQVENAEFPYATEAHRTVTLDEYFRPYPASPVLPGEKGAQGL, from the coding sequence ATGAGTCCCGTGCATCCCTTCCTGCGAGACCTGCACGCCGGTGCCGCGCCCGCCTTCGGGGACTTCGTGGAGGCGCTGGGCGGGGAGATTCCGCTGCTGGCCGACCTGCACCGCACGCCGCAGGACCCCGAATGGCACGGCGAGGGCGACGTGGCCGCCCACACCACCCTGGTGCTCCGCGAGGCGTACCGGCTGGCCGACACGCACGCGCTGGGCCCGGACCGGCGGCTGGCGCTCGTGCTGGCCGCCGTGCTGCACGATCTCGGGAAGGCGCTCACCACCCGCCGCGCCGAGGACGACCAGGGCCGGATGCGCGTGATCTCCCCCCGGCACGCCGACCGGGGCCGGTCCTTCCTCGCCTACCGCCTGCCCGAGCTCGGACTGCCCGCCCCCATCATCACCGCCGTGATGGGCCTCGTCGGGCACCACCACGACCTCGGCCGGACCCTGACGGCGGGGACCGCCCCGGCCTACCGGCGGCTGGCCCGGCAGGCTGACCTGCAGCTGCTGGTCCTGCTGGAACAGGCGGACATCCGGGGTCGGGTGGCGGCCGACCGCGCGTCGAAACTGGAGGACCTGGAACTGTTCCGCCTCGGCGCGCAGGAGTACGGCGTGTGGGAGAGCGCGGAGAATACCGACCCGTACGCCGCGTGGCAGGAGGTGATCACCCGCGAGCTGGCGGCCTTCGCGCCCGAGTACCGGGACCTCGTGCTCGGGCAGGGCATCCTGGATTACGAGGCCGGCCTGATCCAGACGCCCGAGGAGGCCGTGGCCCGCGGGTACGCGGCCCGCGCGGGCTTCCCGCAGCTGGTGGTGACCTGCGGGCCCAGCGGCGCCGGCAAGAGCAGCTGGGTGGCCGACCACCTGCCGGACTTCGACGTGGTGTCCCTGGACCTCCTGCGGGAGGAACTGGCCGGGAAACGCGCGGACCAGAGCGTGAACGGCCGCGTGCTTCAGGAAGCCAAGGAGCGCCTGCGGGTCTCCCTGCGGGCCCGGCGCCGGGTGGTGTGGGACGCCACGAACACCCGCCGGGACTTCCGCGGCATTCCCCTGCGCCTGGGCTTCGATTACGGGGGGCTGACCACCCTGGTGGTCTTCCAGCCGCCCCTCAGCAGCCTGTTCGCCCGCAACCCCGCCCGCATGCACGCCGTACCCGCGCACGTGATCGCTGCGCAGGTGGAGAACGCGGAATTCCCGTACGCCACCGAGGCCCACCGGACCGTCACGCTGGATGAATACTTCCGGCCTTATCCGGCGTCCCCCGTCCTGCCCGGGGAGAAGGGAGCACAGGGCCTGTGA
- a CDS encoding nitrilase-related carbon-nitrogen hydrolase — protein sequence MTRHFRVIAVQPKWHPHDFTSDGAFRAWMRAQLDMARPHIRRDRPTLVVLTELNAMPLILRGAPWAARLRTLSQAGTLLFLARLPGTLPLLLRERVSPARALQLDGTWANTALYLHTCRALAREYGVYLCCGSAPMPRLALRGGRLTREPGTLTNQTVILDPQGDLIGVTDKIHLTPDEQQGGLDLTPGRLEDLRVFPTPVGDLGVAISLDAFRADVIGRLEAQGCTVLLQPDANGSAWTAQEGLPPDPAHLRDQPVAWLESSHQVTTTSAQIRYAVNPMVVGNILDLTFDGQSAITGRPEDAPAPRHYVLTDPCPGFIALTPWVEEGDPDTLRRTGEHLAAHSGHPRENAYRTDVLHADLTLPASRLPQPPRTPHENAVQALLSGKATPPAAPRRWPVVIAALLLTVLAVRRRKR from the coding sequence ATGACCCGCCACTTCCGCGTGATCGCCGTGCAACCGAAGTGGCACCCCCACGACTTCACCAGCGACGGCGCCTTCCGCGCCTGGATGCGCGCGCAACTGGACATGGCCCGCCCGCACATCCGCCGCGACCGGCCCACCCTGGTCGTCCTGACCGAACTGAACGCCATGCCGCTCATCCTCCGCGGCGCCCCCTGGGCCGCCCGGCTGCGCACCCTCTCTCAGGCCGGCACGCTGCTGTTCCTCGCCCGGCTGCCCGGCACGCTGCCCCTGCTGCTGCGCGAACGGGTGTCGCCCGCCCGCGCGCTGCAACTGGACGGCACCTGGGCGAACACCGCGCTGTACCTGCACACCTGCCGCGCCCTCGCCCGCGAGTACGGCGTGTACCTCTGCTGCGGCTCCGCGCCCATGCCCCGCCTCGCCCTGCGCGGGGGCCGCCTCACCCGCGAACCCGGTACCCTCACCAACCAGACGGTCATTCTCGATCCGCAGGGCGACCTGATCGGCGTGACCGACAAGATCCATCTCACCCCCGACGAGCAACAGGGCGGCCTGGACCTCACGCCCGGCCGCCTGGAGGACCTGCGGGTGTTCCCCACGCCCGTCGGGGACCTCGGCGTCGCCATCAGCCTCGACGCCTTCCGCGCGGACGTCATCGGCCGCCTGGAAGCGCAGGGCTGCACCGTCCTGCTGCAACCCGACGCGAACGGCAGCGCCTGGACCGCCCAGGAAGGCCTCCCGCCCGACCCCGCCCACCTCCGCGACCAGCCGGTCGCGTGGCTGGAAAGCAGCCACCAGGTCACCACCACCAGCGCCCAGATCCGCTACGCCGTGAACCCCATGGTCGTCGGCAACATCCTCGACCTCACCTTCGACGGCCAGAGCGCCATCACCGGCCGCCCCGAGGACGCCCCCGCACCCCGCCACTACGTCCTCACCGACCCGTGCCCGGGCTTCATTGCCCTGACCCCCTGGGTGGAGGAAGGCGACCCCGACACCCTGCGCCGCACCGGCGAGCACCTCGCCGCGCACAGCGGCCACCCCCGCGAGAACGCCTACCGCACCGACGTCCTCCACGCCGACCTGACCCTGCCCGCCAGCCGCCTGCCCCAGCCCCCCCGCACCCCGCACGAGAACGCCGTGCAGGCCCTGCTCAGCGGCAAAGCCACACCCCCTGCCGCGCCGCGCCGCTGGCCGGTCGTGATCGCCGCCCTTCTCCTCACGGTCCTGGCTGTCCGGCGCCGCAAGCGTTGA